Genomic DNA from Lactuca sativa cultivar Salinas chromosome 8, Lsat_Salinas_v11, whole genome shotgun sequence:
AACAAAACTAGtgtgaagaaagaagaaagaagaaagaagaaagaagaaagaaagaagaaagaagatagaaagaaagaaggaaagaaagaaagaaagaagaaagaagattgTGACAACCCGTTGTTGTCTACCTGAGAAAGAAAGAAACAGAAAGGTACAACTCTTTTTACCAAATTACTTGCAAAAGAAAGAAGAATGGCAGGAGGATCAAACCAAGGAGGATCAAACCAAGGGGGTTCAAAAGAGATTGTAGTTCAAGGTACTGCTGTACCATTTCAATGCCCAAAATTAACAGAAACTAACTACACCACTTGGTCTATTATGATTGAAACTGTGTTAAGGGCATATGGACATTGGGATGCTATAACCAAAGATGTGGTTGAAGAGAAGAAAAATTATACcactaaaggtataatttttcaAACTCTACCGGAAAATGTTCTCTTGCAGGTTGCTAAACACCAAAGTGCCAAAGAAGTGTGGGAATCAATCAAGGTCCGTTATATAGGAGCCGAACGGGTGCAAAAAGCAAGGCTACAAATTTTGAGAAACGAATTGGAGACGCTGAAGATGAAGGACAATGAGTCAATCAATGACTTTTCGGGCAAAATAAGTGGTATTGCTGCCAAATTCAAAAGTCTTGGTTCAACTCTTGAGGAGGAGGTGATTGTAAGAAAATTTTTCAATTCGGTTCCAAAGAAGTATTTACCCATTGTAGCTCCCATTGAACAATATTCCGATCTAGAAACTATGACATTTGAAGAAGCGGTTGGAAGGGTTAAAGCTTATGAAGAAAGGCTGCAAATCCTTGAAGAAAAGGAAGAAGATCATGATCAACTGATGATGGCGGGTGAACAAAAACATGGTGAAAGTAATGGACACGGAAGAGGACGTGGAAGAAACTTTGAAAGCGGTGGAAGAGGCCGAGGAAGAGGAAGAGGTCGAGGTGATAAAAGTGGATTTCGGTGCTTTAATTGTGGAGACTTTGGGCACTTTAGTTATGAGTGCACAAAGTGGGATGACAAAGACAACAACAGAGAAGCAAACTTGCTCCAAGAGGAAGAACCGGCACTGCTTTGATGAAGAAACGAGTCAAGATTAAGGGGGTGAATGTAGGTTTTAATCTTGACAtatgtttttagtttattttagtatttgtttttattttgtgaGTCAAATAACTAGGTAGAATAGGTCATGTTAGGAACGAGTATTTGGGGCCCTGTTAATGGATGATTAAAATTAGGGAACGTGGGCTTAGTTGAGTTTAGTTTGTTTAGCTCCATTAGGTTATGTAGGCTATAAAAGCCTtttatttttctggaaatatatgCAGCCGTATGAGTTACAACTACTCTTTCTCTTCATCTTATTTTCATACGTAATTAAACAATACAGTGTGCATTGTTTGAGAGGGAGTTGAGGGCCTGATTTCCAACAAAGTGGTTCCTAAcctgtgtgaaaatgttcatttttacAGACAGGTCCGAAAATtgttctgaaatgataggcagttttgtaaaaatcattataaattgtagaaaaatcgtataaaCGCGTGCAAGTAGTCCTtggaaaggtataaacctgaactatttccatattgtacagttttgaaatccattgagtttAAGGAGGgaaaaacagtccgtgaacagacCATAACTTTACTGTGAAAAGCTGAAATTTGAGCTTAGATATGTTTAGTGACATAACTTGCATTTTTAGTTAGCAAAGCCTTTAAATCTTTCAAATATATTTGTTTAgtgtgtattctcccccaaaacttgTAAAACATAAAAGAGGGGCCGTAGAAAACTCACTTTAGTTGCGTGTCGTTATCAGGTTCAAAGATGTCGAGATGTTCCCGGTTACTCCAAGGCTCGTGACGGAAGTATTCTTTGGGAGGACTTAACATAGATGATGATAGATTTAGTTAGACATTATAACAAGTTATTCGTGACACCTTGTGGGTcatttttaagatgtaaaacataAGTAAAAGTTTTATGTATACCTTTGTTCTAATACTATCACAAAAGATTGTTATATCATGAGTTGAACACCATCTTTCTAGGCATCATGGAAGAGGTTGTCATGGGATCTATGTCGCATGAAAATGGCTCCAAATGGGTTGTTATGATCTCGAAAAATGGCAGCAACAGGAAGGTTTTTAGGAGCTTATTTGGTACCTGGAACTATTTGTGTGTGTAGGTTCTCGAAAATTCAGCAACTAAAGAGTGTGTTTGGGTGATTTCAGTCAAGTAACAAACAAGGAAAAAGGGGTTGTGATTAAGCCATCATTTTGGCTTATGGACCTGATCAAACTTGAAGGAAAAAGGTGGTGATGGGGATGGTTTGAAGGGAGAAAAGGGAAGAGTGACAGCAGCCTTTTTTGTTCTTGTTTTGCTGTCCAAACCGAGAGGGCAAGAGCTCCTCTCTTGCTCTCGTTTTCTGCTGGGAAATGAGTGAGGGAGGGGCTGAATTTGGGAGTGATCTTGAATGGCTAATTTATTGTAATGTATGGGTTATAAGAAGGTAAAAATAGAGGATATGAGGAGGAGATCTCGTGAGTACTAAGGTGAGAAGAAGAGAGGAATCAAATTGTGATATCTTTGAAATATTACTTCTTGATATTTCATGATTAGATCAAGATTTTCTTGTCTCACTAGTTAATTGAGAAGTGTAGTTTGGTTCCAAGGAAACTAGAACTTAGAATATGAGAGGCAAAGTGAAGTAACAAGATTTAGAACAGTAGTTTGGTCATAGTTACTTGCATGTGCCTTCATGATCTTTTCTTATGTTAGAATTGTACTCTTGGCCTTTTAAGTTGTTCCTTGCATGTGCATGTATATCTAGCTAGGAATTGGTAATTCAAACAATATGTTGGTTAGAGAGGAAATTGGAATATTACAATTTGTTTATTTGTGTACATTCTTTATTACTTGACATCTTATTCCCTGCACACTCTCTTCTCATTTGGAAATGGTTCCCTTTTGATTTTCCTTTATAAGTATCAATATAATagggttttttatttatttatttttttatttttatacatatCCCACATATATACTCACATACGTAATCCATTTGCTCTTAATTATATATCTAGTTTTCATATAATAGTGttttatgattacacttatacACATAGTTTTTAAATACTAAGACATTTGCAATTGTtctagacatatatatatatatatatatatatatatatatatatatatatatatatatatatatatatatatatatatatattcaatttgaTGTTATAATGGTGTAACCGTTTTAGATTTttgttattcatttttttttcaccTTTGTTCATAAACATTTAAGTTTGATACATTCCAATTTCGTGTATTTTTCCGTTGATAGTATTACATGTCACTTTAATAAAATTTGTCGTTACCAGAAGCCGTGTAATTATAATATTTTGAACACCCAGTTATTAGTCGGTCATTTTCAAGAACCCGGTTCTAGTTCAACTTATAAAATAACATCGTTATTCGACAAATTCCTAGATCATGAAATTTCCTCACGTTATTATCAAATTTGTAACAAATTTTCTTAGCATATTTAGATAATATATTATtccttatttatttttaatatagatCATCGTACAAAAGTCTATATTTTTgccaattgttacattctccctccgttaaaagaatttcgccccgaaattcaacttgtagacgGGATATCACCAAACAAGtgagggtatttatttttcatttaatcttcgcgttcccaagtaaATTCTGGTCCTCGCTGAGAGTTCCAATGAACTTTCACGAtaggaatacgactttgttttaaACGCTTCacttctcgatccataatttCCACAGGTTCTTCAACGAAGTGGAGTTTTGTGTTTAGTTGTATCTCATCGAGAGGTATTACGTTAGtgtcatcggacagacactttttcaggttGGATACATGGAATATGTCTTGTACTTTGCTCAGTTCTTGAGGTAGCTTTAGTCGATAAGCTACAAGGCCAATTCTGTCAAggatttcaaaaggtccaatgtatcatgGGTTAAGCTTTCCTCGTTTGCCAAAACAAATCatacccttccagggcgagacttttagcATCACtcgatctccaacttggaattctagaGGTTTACGCCTTATattagcataacttttctgacggtcACGCGCTGCCTTAATTCAATCCTTGATTTGAATGATTTTCTCGGTCGTTTCATGGATTATCTCTGGCCCAGTACGCAGAGTGTCATTTGTATGTGCTCGGGCCAGTTGGGTATCCCCGACCTCATATAGGCGATCGACATTTGTGTCCGTATAAAGCTTTGAATGGTGCTGCTTTCAGGctggtgtgataactattattataggaaaactcaatcAACGGTAGATGAGTATCCCAAGAATTTCCAAAGTCAATTACACAAGACCGTAGCATATCTTCTagggtctgaatggttcgttcactttgaccatctgtttgtgggtggtaagctGTGCTCATATCCAAGCGGGTTCCTAGGCATTTGTGAAGTGATTGCCAGAACCTTGATGTGAACCTACTATCCCTATCCTAGATAATAGAGGTTGGCACTCCATGAAGCTTGACAATTTCTCTGAGATATGTTCTCGtcagcttttccattttgtcagtttccttgattggtaggaaatgggcagacttaGTTAATCTATCAACCACTACCCAAATAGTGTCATAACCACTAGGAGTCTTGGGCAACTTTGTGATAAAGTCCATTACaatttgctcccatttccactggggaatctccggTTGTTGCAGTAACCCCGAGGGCTTTTGATGCTCTGCCTTGACTTTAGAGCAAGTTAAATATTTGCCTACATAAGTGGCAATCTCAgccttcatattaggccaccaatataacttcttcAGATCTGAATACATCTTGTCGGAGCCAGGATGTACGGAATATCTTGATATGTGAGCTTCATCCACGACTAAGCTCCTATTGttaccaaactttggtgtccagattttGTTCATGAAATAGCAAGTTCTATCGTCCTTAAGCTCAAAATGTTTATCCATTCCCCGTAAAGCTTCTTCTCCAACATTCTCCTCTTTTAGAGCATCTAGTTGAGCTTCACGAATATGGGTATTAAGGTttgaatggatggtcatagttAGCGCTTTTACTCGTCACGGTTTCTTGTGCTCTTTACGACTTaaagcatcagctacaacatttgtTTTTCCAGGATGATaccgaatctcacattcgtaatcattcagtAACTCAATCCATCTTCTTTGCCTCATATTTAGTTCTTTTTGATCAaatatgtgttggagactcttatggtcGGTAAAAATGATACATTTCGttccatataagtaatgtctccaaatcttcaaggcaaAGACTActgctcccaattctaggtcgtgggttgtgtagttgtTTTAATGGACTTTGAGTTATCGTGaagcatatgcaataaccttctCTCTCTGCATTAAAACGCACCCCAATCCTTGAattgacgcatcacagtatatgACAAAATCTTCGGTTCCTTCAGGTAAGGATATGATTGGTGCGCTACACAACATCTGTTTCAACTTTTGGAATGCAACTTCCTACTTATCTCCCCAGTCGAACTTTATTTCTTTTTGTGTTAATGCAGTGAGtggcttggctatcttggaaaaattctctatgaatcttctatagtagccagcaaggcctaagAATTGTTGCACTTCGGTTGGCGTTCTTGGTGCATCCCAATTCTTAGCTGCTTCGATTTTTGTGGGATCGGCATGTATTCCTCTGTTGCTCACTACATGCCCTAGGAAATGTACctctctaatccaaaactcacatttagagAATTTTGTGtacaagttttcctttcttagcAACTCCAAGATCAATTTCAGATGTTGGCTGTGTTCCTCTTTAGTTCGTGAATATattagaatgtcgtcgataaatactaTAACGAACTTATCTAAGTATGGTTTGCAtacacgattcatgagatccatgaatacagctgGAGCATTGGTCAGTCGAAGGGCATAACTAGAAAGTCATAGTGACTGTATCGAGTTCTAAATGCAGTTTCGGAACATCTGCTTCAaatacttttagctgatgatatctagatcttagatctatcttcgaATAGAAACTAGATCCCTGgagttgatcaaacaggtcatctattctagggagtggataacggttcttgactgtcagtttgttcaactctcgataatctatacacatgctAAAAgaaccgtctttcttcttgacgaataagaccggtgctccccaaggtgagaagcttggtctgataaaacccttgtcgagTAGTTCTTGCAGTTGACTTGAAAGCTCTTGCATTTCCGAATGTGCCAATCTATAAGGAGATCTCGCTATTGGATTTCCTCCCGGAAGTAAATCAATTTGGAACTCGACACTGCGACTTGGTGGCAATCTAGGCAGATCTTCAAGAAATACATCGGGGTAGTCGCATACATGAGGTATGTCTTTGATTTCTTTCGTCTTGATCTTCGTGTCTACTACGTGCGCCAAGAAGGCATAATACTTCTTGTGTAGATATTTTTGAGCCTTAGTGCAAAAAATAAGCTTCAAGTTTTGACCTGACTTGTCTTCGTAGATTATCATTGTCTATTCGTTAGGTAGAGTTAGTTATAaagctttttcgaaacaaagaaTTTCAGCATGATGCAgagacaaccaatccatgccgataatgatgcCAAAACTCCCAATATTCTTTGGCATTAAGTTGACATAGATTGTGTGGTCGTTCAAAGTTAAGAGGCAATTTCGTAAGATTTCAGTGGTGTTTTCTATATGACCATTTGCTACTTCTACTTTGTATGCTACTTCTAATTTACTAGACTTGTGATTTAATAGTTCTTTAAATGATGGATTTATAAAACTTTTATCGGCACCGGAATCAAACAGAATTGTAGCATACACGTTATTGatgaggaacgtaccagtaaccaccGATGGATCTTGTATGGCATCTTTGTTCCCTATCACGAAAGCCCGACCATGAGCACTCCCATCACCCTTCTTCAACTTTGGGCAATTTCGCTTGATGTGCTCTTTTTCTCCACATTCCAAACAAGCTCCTCTTCCACTAGAACCCGATCTATTACCCCTTCCTGGTACTGCAGCAACTATTGCCATTCCCCGACAAAAGTTTGCCGTATGACCTTTCTTATTGCATTTGGCACAATGGAAACATTCTCCCTTGTGGTGTCGTTTGCATTGGTTACATAAGGGCATATTCCCAATGTAACCCTTTTGTTGGATTGGAACTGGGGCTAGTACCATAACATATACCTTTTCATTTTGAGGCTTTTTCTGTTGGTTTTGGTTCGCTCCATTGAACTTGCGTTTATGGTAGTTGTTGCTAACCTTTGGAGTTTCAACTTCCTTTACCGTTAATCCATTTTTGATTTCGTTCTTGATCAATTGCATAGCTAGACATTTAGCACTGAGATATGTGGTAGGTTTTGATGAAAGTACCATTCCTTTTATTTTTGGAGCCAGACCCCATATATATCACTCTACTTTCTTGCCTTCTGGTTTCACCATGCCTGGACAGAGGAGTGAAAGATCATTAAACCTTGTTGTGTAAGCCTTGACttcagaacctttcatctttagTTTCCAAAGCTCATGTTTTAGGCCCTGTACTTCTTCTCGGGGGCAATATTCCTCTATTAAAAGTTCTTTCATGCTCTCCCATGACATTGAGTTGGCCACCAAGATACCCAAGGTTTTTACATGGTCAGTCCACCATGTTAGAGCTCCATCCATCAAGGTGCATGCAGCAAACCGCACTTTGCTACCCTCAGAGCAGTAACATATGTCAAAAACATATTCAACTTTTTCAAACCAACGAGTTAAACCAACAACGCCTTCGTTGCCATAAAAGTTTCTTGGCTTGCAactcatgaagtccttgtaggaacaagTTCTTCTGGGCTCTTTAGGATGTGAGTGTAGAGTGCTTCCAGCTCCGTTTCCCAGTCCATTCACTTCCATGACTTGTCTTCCATCATTCAAACTCCTCGCAGTTTCCATTGTGATAGTAATGCATTCTAAAACTAGTTGTTCCAATTCTGTTGTAGTTTGAGGATGTCCTGACTCGGGAGGTGGTGGAATTGGAGCGCTAGAAGTTGGCATTTCTGTTACCGGAGTCACAACCCGCCCTTTGGCTGGTCGACCTCTCCGGGTCCGTCCTAATGTTGGTTCGGTAGTTGGTGTTACTTCGGGGTTTGCTCTGGTGTTACTTCGGGGTTTGCTCTGGTGTTCCTTCTTGGAGGCATTTTGATTTCCTAATTCATTTAGTAGTAAAGGTTAAGTTTGTGATGTTTTTGTTAGTTTTCACATAATGTTATTATTCATGATTCATGATTCATATAAtagttcaaatatatatatatatatatatatatatatatatatatatatatatatatatatttaaacttAATAACATATGCTTCATTATATTAAACATTAACATCTGAGTACACTAGTCTTTATCATTCTCAAAATGTAAAGACTTACGATTAGTggtacaaagaccaactaataaacaaataaagCTTACATATGCATACATATCCAAACACATATCCGAAAAGTTTGTTACCCAAAATTTGCAAGTTTCTCGGAAACTCGACTAATTAgttttataaaaactaaaaaatttgTCCACCAAGCGGGACATGTCATCATATTTTTCTtctattattttatgtttttcctcTAGTGTTTCGTGTTTTTCTTCTAGCATAGCATGACTCTCCTCTACTCCATATGCCACTGAAAATGCAATGTGGTTTTGAGTTTCCACATCGGTTACTCTTGCATCGAAATAAGTCCAGCTATTATGGCGGTAGTCCATCTCTTGACAGAGATTGTCTTGCAAGATCTGATACTGCTCTTGTCGTTGATTCATTCGGGCCATTTCTTCCTTCGTTTTTATGGATTGACCTTGCATGTTGCTTAGTTCGTCACTAACGTGCCATATTTGTGCGTGCAATCGGACGTTCTGCTCAAGTAGGAAGGACaatttgtcaatgtccatgtcaGAAGTAGGTGCAGCTCCAGATGCTTGTCCTTCTTCAAATGTTCCTGCCGTCCGCTTTCCAGCCATCCTCTCTGGTTCTCATGGTTGCTTTCCGAAATAGGTGGTTCCATCGTCTTTTTGGTGCGAAGGGACCTCAAGTTATATTTTATAGTAACGGGTTTTGGGACCGAAATCCTAGCGGTTTTTCTGGAACGACGGAGCGAAAATCCAAGGAGGGAGTGGCTGGGAGAAGGTGGAATTAAAGGGGATGACTCTGAATTGGTTATTATTATTACCTCATCTTCATCCATATCTTCTTCGGGATCATCCTTAGGTTCCTCCTCCATCTCCTCTTCCGGATCCTCATCTAGATCTTCTTCAGGCTTGAACTCATCAGATTGCATCGGTGCATGTTCAGCTGGAGAAATGGGTTGGTACACGGATGCATAGTCGGGGAAATAGGGATCTCCCGGTAGCACAGGAAACATAGGCTCGTCTGCTGCTGGCATGATTGATCTCCATAAATCATTCATCTAAACGAAGAAATTTTTAGTATTTCATATATGTTACACAAAATTTAcacttataaataaaacgccAAGATTTTAGCGTATCAACTACTTCGCTTAAGTTGGATAATGCATGAGGCCAAACCAAAATAAAACGTAGGTGCACATCTAGGTTTAGTTATGGTATGACCTATGTTTTAAGAAACCTAATTGAGTATTTGATCTAAATCCTTGTGTTTAAGTTTATTAGATTCCTTAACTTTTAAGTGTTGTAGGATAAGGATATTTCTTAAACCTACTAGAGTAAGCCCTAGACTATAGTtgtatttttctaaaaaaaaatactAAGTTTTCTATAGtcgttagctctgataccaatctgtcaccccCCGACCAGCGGCGGAAATCACCGGGGTTGCGACGTTATACAATTGTATAACATCGCATCCCCGGTGATTTCTGCCGTcggtcggggtgtgacaataagcGGCAACACCATGCATGTATAACTTAGTATTAGGGCGAAATCATATACAAATTGGTGTCGCACATATTATGCAAATATCTTGTAGTGAAATACAAAATTGGgctaaaattacataaaagaaaattaaaaaaagagaAGTTTTGGTTTTATAGTGAATTCAAATAAAATGACTTATAGAAAAGAAAAAGATAATTCTGATTTTATAGATGAATTACTTCAACTATAATGTAAAAAGTATTGGTGTAAAACTATTCTAAAAAGAGCCGAATATTTTGGGATTCAAAAAATGTTGCAGCAGATAGATTAGGAGATTTTGTTTGGTTTATATTTAGATTGGTGTGTCCAAAGTAGGACACATATCGTTAATATCCTTAGCGATTACATCTTAGTAGCGACACTTTTTGTGGCGGCAGTGGCATATGCGGAAACACCAAGCATGTATAACTTAGTATTAGGGGCGACATCGTATACAAATTGGTGTCGCACATATTGTGCAAATATCTTGTAGTGAAATGCGAAATTAGGTTAcaatttaataaaagaaaattaaaaaaaaaaatagaagttttggttttataatgaatTACAATAAAATTACTTATAAAAAAGTTAAAGAtgcttattattttataaatgaattactTCAACTATCATGTAAAAAGTGTTGGTGTAAAACTATTCTAAAAAGAGTTGAATATTTTGGGGTTCAAAAAACCCTCCATGAGATAGATTAGGAGATTCAGTTTGGTTAATATTTAGATTAGTTGGTCCAAAGTAGGACACATATCGTTAATGCCCTTAGCGATTACATCTTAATAGCGACACTTTTTGTGCCGGCAATGACATAAGCGGCAACACCAAACATGTCTAACTTAGTATTAGGGGCGAAACCGTCTACAAATTGGTGTCGCACATATTGTGCAGATATCATGTACTGAAATTCAAAATTaggttaaaatttaataaaagagaattaaaaaaatagaagttttggttttataatgaattcaaatataataacatataaaaaagtaaaagatatttctgattttataaatgaattactTCAACAATAATGTAAAAATTGTCGGTGTAAAACTATTCTAAAAAGAGCCGAATATTTTGGTATTCAAAAAACCCTGCAGCAGATAGATTAGGAGATTCTGTTTGGTTTATATTTAGATTGGTGTGTCCAAAGTAGGACACATACCCTTAATGCCCTTAGCGATTACATCTTAGTAAAGACACTTTTGCGGCGGCAATGGCATAAGCGGCAACACCAAGCATGTATAACTTAGTATTAGGGGTGACACCGCATACAAATTAGTGTCGCACATATTGTGCAGATTTCTTGCAGTGAAATACAAAATTGGgttacaattttataaaagaaaattaaaaaaaattgaagttttggttttataatgaattcaaataaaatgacttataaaaaagtaaaagatgtttatgattttataaatgaattattTCAACTATTATGTAAAAAGAGTTGATGTAAAACTATTCTAAAAAGAGCTGCGTATTTTGGAATTCAAAAAACCTTCCAGGAGATAGATTAGGAGTTTCTGTTTCGTTTATATTTAGATTGGTATGTCCAAAGTAGGGAATCTTTTTTTGGGTGCAATGGCATAAGCAGCAACACCAACCATGTATATAACTTAGCATTATCGGCGACACCGTATACAAGTTGGTGGCACATATTGTGCAGATATATCTTATAGTGAAATAcaaaattggattacaattttataaaagaaaataaaaaaatagaagtttttgttttataataaattcaaata
This window encodes:
- the LOC111882775 gene encoding uncharacterized protein LOC111882775, which gives rise to MVLSSKPTTYLSAKCLAMQLIKNEIKNGLTVKEVETPKVSNNYHKRKFNGANQNQQKKPQNEKVYVMVLAPVPIQQKGYIGNMPLCNQCKRHHKGECFHCAKCNKKGHTANFCRGMAIVAAVPGRGNRSGSSGRGACLECGEKEHIKRNCPKLKKGDGSAHGRAFVIGNKDAIQDPSVVTGTFLINNVYATILFDSGADKSFINPSFKELLNHKSSKLEVAYKVEVANGHIENTTEILRNCLLTLNDHTIYVNLMPKNIGSFGIIIGMDWLSLHHAEILCFEKAL